Proteins from a genomic interval of Providencia stuartii:
- a CDS encoding MFS transporter: MTSSSELLNTTPAMPPAKKEQIATRIIFFISGFATASWAAIVPFVKINTGANDATLGLLLLCFGVGALVAMPLTGALAAKFGCRKLMVAATILFCFMLPLLPAISQISILIVCLFVFGVGIGLTDCAMNIQAVIVDKASEKPIISGFHGYFSVGGIAGAGAMSAILLVGIPPIIAATIISLVCLLLLSMSFKGFLGYANAPTGPLIAIPKGIVLVFGIICFAIFLAEGTVLDWSAVFLIEHHGLKESLGGLGFTAFATTMTIGRLTGDRIVMRVGSARVVFWGALLACFGFIIAVLSPYLSIAIMGYALVGAGCSNIVPVMFAAIGKQNTMPEALAVPAVSTLGYLGILAGPAAIGFVAFQFTLATALLMIASLLIIIAIISKFIRV, from the coding sequence ATGACTTCATCTTCAGAATTATTAAACACAACACCGGCTATGCCTCCGGCAAAAAAAGAACAAATCGCCACACGAATTATTTTCTTCATTTCTGGCTTTGCAACAGCGTCATGGGCTGCAATCGTTCCTTTCGTTAAAATCAATACTGGTGCCAATGACGCCACATTGGGTCTATTGTTATTATGTTTCGGCGTTGGGGCGTTAGTTGCTATGCCTTTAACCGGCGCGCTGGCTGCTAAATTTGGTTGTCGTAAGCTCATGGTTGCAGCGACGATCCTCTTTTGCTTCATGCTCCCTTTATTACCGGCTATTTCACAGATCAGTATTTTGATCGTCTGCCTATTTGTTTTCGGCGTCGGTATCGGACTTACTGATTGCGCAATGAATATACAGGCAGTGATCGTTGATAAAGCGTCTGAAAAGCCGATTATTTCTGGCTTTCATGGTTACTTTAGCGTTGGTGGGATCGCGGGGGCTGGAGCAATGAGTGCTATTTTATTAGTCGGCATTCCGCCAATTATCGCTGCCACGATAATTTCGCTTGTCTGTTTATTATTACTTTCAATGAGCTTTAAAGGCTTTCTAGGTTATGCCAATGCACCGACTGGCCCGCTAATTGCGATACCTAAAGGTATCGTCTTAGTTTTTGGTATTATCTGTTTTGCTATTTTTCTCGCGGAAGGAACCGTTTTAGATTGGAGTGCAGTCTTTTTAATTGAGCATCATGGTTTAAAAGAGTCTCTCGGGGGGCTTGGCTTTACTGCATTTGCTACCACCATGACCATTGGCCGCTTAACCGGAGATCGAATTGTTATGCGTGTCGGTTCCGCTCGCGTAGTATTTTGGGGCGCTCTTTTAGCTTGTTTTGGCTTTATTATTGCAGTGTTATCTCCATATTTATCCATTGCTATTATGGGTTATGCCTTAGTTGGTGCAGGTTGCTCTAACATTGTTCCTGTCATGTTTGCGGCAATAGGTAAACAGAATACAATGCCAGAAGCCCTCGCCGTTCCAGCCGTTTCGACGTTAGGTTACCTAGGGATTTTGGCTGGTCCTGCTGCTATCGGCTTTGTCGCATTTCAATTCACTTTAGCAACTGCACTACTAATGATTGCTTCATTATTAATCATCATTGCTATTATTTCTAAATTTATAAGGGTTTAA
- a CDS encoding NAD(P)/FAD-dependent oxidoreductase, with translation MKQNNKIIIVGAGIVGTTLAWYLSRHFKGQITLIDAHEAASGVTQHAFAWLNVSYGRPNEYSAFRKQALDEWRSLDKLTQGQLGINWSGAISWQHDREATQQFIDSHKKTGFNITALNKQQLQALEPNLFTLPELAAFSVDEGYVDPVYVTKTLLELAINQGVNYLPNTAVRTLLQENDKIIGVTTSTSRLYADQVIITAGLGAIELLQPLHVTLPIAPSPSIIAHFQDVNATPAMRHILSTPDMEVRPTTNGNTLCAEDYIDEQPQHSASNIAQNALSVIQNSFIGTDTLVLQKAFVGMRPMPQDELPIVGKVADFSGLYIISMHAAITLAPLICHLAQDEIIHGIEKTALSPYRLTRFASGN, from the coding sequence TTGAAACAAAATAATAAAATTATTATTGTAGGTGCTGGCATTGTTGGCACAACTCTAGCTTGGTATTTATCGCGTCATTTTAAGGGACAAATTACCCTGATTGATGCACATGAAGCAGCCAGTGGAGTCACTCAACATGCATTTGCTTGGCTCAATGTTTCTTATGGTCGCCCTAATGAATATAGTGCATTCAGAAAGCAAGCGCTTGATGAATGGCGTTCGCTGGATAAATTAACGCAAGGCCAACTCGGCATTAATTGGAGCGGAGCCATTAGCTGGCAACATGATAGAGAAGCGACACAACAATTTATTGATTCACATAAAAAAACAGGATTTAACATTACTGCCCTCAACAAGCAGCAGCTACAAGCACTGGAGCCTAATCTATTTACACTTCCTGAGCTGGCGGCTTTTTCTGTTGATGAAGGCTACGTCGACCCTGTTTATGTGACAAAAACGCTTCTTGAGCTTGCCATAAATCAAGGGGTAAACTATTTACCCAATACCGCGGTACGAACGCTGTTACAAGAAAATGATAAAATTATTGGCGTTACGACTTCAACAAGCCGTTTATATGCAGATCAGGTCATTATTACCGCAGGTCTAGGTGCTATCGAGCTATTACAACCGTTACACGTTACGCTACCTATAGCCCCTTCACCTTCAATTATTGCTCATTTTCAAGATGTTAATGCCACTCCCGCTATGCGGCATATCCTCTCGACTCCTGATATGGAAGTCCGCCCTACAACAAACGGAAATACCTTATGTGCGGAAGATTACATTGATGAGCAACCTCAGCACAGTGCGAGCAATATCGCACAAAATGCCTTATCCGTTATTCAAAATTCATTTATAGGTACAGATACATTAGTCTTACAGAAAGCGTTCGTAGGAATGCGACCTATGCCACAAGATGAATTGCCAATTGTTGGGAAAGTTGCTGATTTTAGTGGTTTATATATTATAAGTATGCATGCTGCTATCACACTTGCACCGCTGATTTGCCATTTGGCGCAAGATGAAATAATACATGGCATAGAAAAAACAGCACTTAGCCCTTATCGATTAACACGCTTTGCGTCAGGTAACTGA
- a CDS encoding GNAT family N-acetyltransferase, whose amino-acid sequence MNIPLYYLRHYQSIEKTFWTSICEHSIQIEQHTICYLTPLNSPVFNFIYLQPESSVQAFKQAHHLFVAQKKNHTLVLPEEMQQEIVNEALALGYKRDSVTTAMALSLDKQLTVELPKNQVDIVFANHDLSLWAKPLVSAFYISDEHDKVVNEYVRYHEDALQQGAPQFHLVLLVDGEPATSMTVTIEGVLARFDDIGTEPTHQGKGYATQLIAYALAFCRQQGVEHCFLDASEAGFDLYKKFGFEPLFRYINYVWCKSLIN is encoded by the coding sequence ATGAATATTCCGCTCTATTATTTAAGGCATTATCAGTCCATTGAAAAAACGTTTTGGACCTCGATTTGTGAGCACAGTATCCAAATTGAGCAACATACGATTTGTTACCTTACACCGCTAAATTCGCCTGTATTTAACTTTATCTATCTTCAGCCTGAGTCATCTGTTCAAGCATTCAAACAAGCCCATCATCTGTTTGTAGCACAAAAGAAAAACCATACGTTGGTGCTTCCTGAAGAGATGCAACAAGAAATCGTCAATGAAGCGCTGGCGTTAGGTTACAAACGTGACAGCGTCACGACGGCCATGGCATTATCCCTAGATAAACAACTTACTGTAGAATTACCTAAAAATCAGGTGGATATTGTATTTGCCAACCATGATCTATCCTTATGGGCAAAACCTTTAGTCTCTGCTTTTTATATCTCAGATGAGCACGATAAAGTCGTTAATGAGTATGTTCGTTATCATGAAGATGCTTTACAACAAGGTGCCCCTCAATTCCATCTTGTTCTATTGGTTGATGGTGAGCCAGCCACCTCAATGACCGTCACTATTGAAGGGGTTCTGGCTCGTTTTGATGACATCGGTACCGAACCTACCCACCAAGGGAAAGGCTATGCAACACAATTAATTGCTTATGCACTTGCATTTTGCCGCCAACAAGGTGTCGAGCACTGTTTCCTTGATGCGTCAGAAGCAGGGTTTGATCTATACAAAAAATTCGGTTTTGAACCACTATTTCGTTATATAAACTATGTCTGGTGTAAGTCACTTATTAATTGA
- a CDS encoding shikimate kinase, with protein MKINIIGCSGSGKSTLGHTLSSLYSIPYIELDALYWQKNWQHSSDEQLKEKLTQAFLAAPNGWVLDGNYTRTQPIKWQEVDLVIWLDYSFSRTLYQSIRRALYRIISQKELWPNTGNNETWKKTFFSRDSILLWVLKTYHKGKAPRIASMINKQYQHIRFIRLTTPKETAFFLKRIQEDINNP; from the coding sequence ATGAAAATCAATATTATAGGCTGTAGTGGTAGTGGAAAAAGCACTCTCGGTCATACCTTATCTTCACTTTATTCCATCCCGTATATTGAGCTGGATGCACTTTATTGGCAAAAAAATTGGCAGCACTCTAGTGATGAGCAATTAAAAGAAAAGTTAACTCAGGCATTCCTAGCCGCACCAAATGGTTGGGTACTTGATGGGAACTATACCCGTACACAACCGATTAAATGGCAAGAGGTTGATCTGGTGATTTGGCTAGATTATTCATTTTCTAGAACCTTATATCAGTCAATACGCAGAGCGCTATATCGAATCATCAGCCAAAAAGAGCTGTGGCCTAATACTGGAAATAATGAAACATGGAAAAAAACTTTTTTTAGTCGTGATTCTATTCTGCTATGGGTGCTAAAAACCTATCACAAAGGAAAAGCACCAAGAATTGCAAGTATGATAAATAAGCAATATCAACACATTCGCTTTATCCGACTAACAACACCAAAAGAGACTGCGTTTTTCTTAAAGCGAATACAAGAAGATATCAATAACCCGTGA
- the ddlA gene encoding D-alanine--D-alanine ligase translates to MSKLRVGVIFGGKSTEHEVSLQSAKNIINGLDRNKYDVCLIGINKQGHWHEYDEADFLIHGDDPSRIALNTPKRSIAIIPGKSTQQFISLEDAQPLPQIDVIFPIVHGNLGEDGSLQGLLRMANLPFVGPGVLGSSACMDKDVTKRLLRDAGLQIAPFITLMASDHTTVKYAEVVKQLGLPLFIKPANQGSSVGISKVTNESEFNAALDFAFLFDVKVLVESAVKGREIECAVLGNEQPVASPCGEIVLHDSFYAYHTKYIDENGASVVAPADLESAVSDKIREIALRAYRALNCCGMSRVDVFLTEDNQVIINEINTLPGFTNISMYPKLWQQGGMTYQELISRLIDLGIEKYQQTVALKTASDTH, encoded by the coding sequence ATGAGTAAATTACGGGTAGGTGTCATTTTTGGCGGTAAATCAACAGAGCACGAAGTATCCTTACAGTCAGCGAAGAATATTATCAATGGCCTTGATCGCAATAAGTATGATGTGTGCCTGATTGGTATCAATAAACAGGGCCATTGGCATGAATATGATGAAGCTGATTTTTTAATTCATGGTGATGACCCTTCTCGTATTGCCTTGAATACACCAAAGCGAAGTATTGCGATTATCCCAGGTAAATCAACCCAACAATTTATTTCACTCGAAGATGCTCAACCACTTCCTCAAATAGATGTTATTTTCCCTATCGTTCATGGCAATTTAGGTGAAGATGGCTCCTTGCAAGGGCTGTTACGCATGGCTAACTTGCCTTTTGTCGGTCCGGGTGTTTTAGGCTCTTCAGCTTGCATGGATAAAGATGTGACAAAACGTCTATTGCGTGATGCCGGTTTGCAAATTGCCCCATTTATTACACTGATGGCATCTGACCACACAACAGTAAAATATGCTGAAGTCGTTAAGCAGCTAGGATTGCCATTATTTATTAAGCCAGCCAACCAAGGCTCTTCTGTTGGGATCAGTAAAGTCACCAATGAGTCTGAATTTAATGCGGCATTGGATTTTGCATTCTTATTTGACGTAAAAGTGCTGGTCGAAAGTGCGGTGAAAGGGCGTGAAATTGAGTGCGCAGTCTTAGGTAATGAACAGCCAGTTGCCAGCCCGTGTGGTGAAATTGTTCTTCACGACAGTTTCTATGCTTACCACACAAAGTATATTGATGAAAATGGTGCCTCTGTTGTGGCTCCAGCAGACTTAGAATCAGCGGTAAGTGATAAAATAAGAGAAATCGCACTAAGGGCTTATCGAGCATTGAACTGCTGTGGCATGTCTCGAGTTGATGTGTTTTTGACCGAAGATAATCAAGTCATTATTAATGAAATCAATACCCTTCCAGGGTTCACTAATATCAGTATGTATCCTAAATTATGGCAACAGGGTGGGATGACTTACCAAGAGTTGATCAGTCGTTTGATCGACTTGGGGATTGAAAAATACCAACAAACTGTCGCTTTAAAAACAGCGAGTGATACACACTAA
- a CDS encoding LysR substrate-binding domain-containing protein gives MKLPPLSSLRFFDVAARTGSFVKAADELHVTHSAISRQIRLLEEHIGIELFERRNRAVFLTSAGKKLFHTTREIFAQLETTLQELAQEQDSHVVSISCEPTIAMKWLIPRLTLFYRTYPHITVHLIAAGGPIDFTKAGVDLALRRNDFKWDDSIYAEEICRERMGLVQSADLQNQTNDMTLLYPASRPSVWQQWQQQMGEVKRSNRQVSYEHFYLCIQAAASGQGITIASCLMVEDEIKSGQLIAPQGFIEDGSAYYLLAPKAPSMGSTRYLFSEWLKENLQASAKGIQSESALF, from the coding sequence ATGAAACTACCGCCATTATCTTCACTACGTTTTTTTGATGTCGCTGCCCGTACAGGGAGCTTTGTGAAAGCGGCCGATGAACTCCATGTCACCCACAGTGCCATTAGCCGACAAATCCGTCTGCTGGAAGAACATATTGGTATCGAGCTGTTTGAACGACGTAATCGAGCGGTATTTTTAACGTCGGCAGGTAAAAAGTTATTTCACACAACCCGCGAAATATTCGCCCAATTAGAGACGACACTGCAAGAATTGGCTCAAGAGCAGGATAGCCATGTTGTTAGTATCTCTTGTGAACCAACGATTGCAATGAAATGGCTTATTCCTCGATTGACATTATTTTATCGAACGTATCCGCATATTACGGTACATCTCATTGCAGCGGGGGGGCCTATAGATTTTACTAAAGCAGGTGTTGACCTTGCATTGAGGCGTAATGATTTTAAATGGGATGATAGTATTTACGCTGAAGAGATCTGTCGTGAAAGAATGGGGTTAGTACAGAGCGCTGACTTACAAAATCAAACAAATGATATGACGTTACTTTATCCGGCCTCTCGGCCATCTGTTTGGCAGCAATGGCAACAACAAATGGGAGAGGTTAAGCGGAGCAATAGGCAAGTTTCATATGAGCATTTTTATCTGTGCATTCAGGCGGCAGCTTCAGGGCAGGGTATAACCATAGCATCATGTCTTATGGTGGAAGATGAAATCAAATCAGGGCAGTTAATCGCTCCTCAAGGGTTTATTGAAGATGGTTCGGCTTATTATTTACTTGCGCCTAAAGCGCCGAGTATGGGCAGTACGCGATATCTCTTCAGTGAATGGTTAAAAGAGAACCTACAAGCCAGTGCCAAGGGGATCCAGTCAGAAAGCGCTCTTTTTTAG
- a CDS encoding LysE family translocator has product MNELLAVATITILAVMSPGPDFAMVTRNSYVYGTKIGLFSALGIAFGVQVHVFYTIFGVTLVIMNSPMLFTLVKLLGVGYLVYIGFQSLTNKHQINVESTAVVKPTTLSAFRMGFLTNALNPKTMLFVVSVYTQVIQSTNSLLQNFSYGLFISFAHWIWFSVIALFFSTPTVRSKILNYQLVMDKIIGLLFIFLGLSLLFFNTK; this is encoded by the coding sequence ATGAATGAACTTCTTGCAGTAGCAACAATCACGATACTTGCGGTGATGAGCCCGGGTCCGGATTTTGCAATGGTGACCCGTAATAGTTATGTCTATGGAACAAAAATAGGCTTATTCTCTGCATTAGGTATCGCTTTTGGTGTACAAGTACATGTCTTCTACACCATTTTTGGTGTAACACTGGTTATTATGAATTCTCCCATGCTCTTTACTCTCGTGAAACTACTGGGTGTAGGGTATTTGGTTTATATTGGTTTTCAGTCGTTGACCAACAAACATCAAATAAATGTAGAAAGCACTGCTGTGGTGAAGCCAACAACACTGTCCGCTTTTAGAATGGGCTTTCTTACTAATGCATTAAACCCGAAGACCATGCTATTTGTGGTTTCTGTCTATACCCAAGTCATTCAAAGTACAAATTCATTACTGCAAAATTTTAGTTATGGTTTATTTATCTCTTTTGCCCATTGGATCTGGTTTAGTGTAATTGCTTTATTTTTCTCAACACCAACAGTGCGCAGTAAAATTTTAAATTATCAATTGGTTATGGATAAAATCATTGGATTATTATTCATTTTTCTTGGCCTTTCTCTGCTATTTTTCAATACAAAATAA
- a CDS encoding NUDIX hydrolase: protein MAQEYKHFTATALIRNHSGEFLLHKHRKLNIWLPPGGHIEENEEPQDAVIREVLEETGLVCRVIDCAYPTTTKVVSNEHVCALPMPLAILKEFIPDKVNGDHWHIDMVYLCELVAPDETPYAEFDWIPFSELANLDIPDDLLQLASMVNESNLLK from the coding sequence ATGGCTCAAGAATACAAACATTTCACAGCGACAGCATTGATACGTAATCACTCAGGGGAGTTTTTATTACATAAACATCGTAAATTAAATATTTGGCTCCCACCTGGGGGGCATATAGAAGAAAATGAAGAGCCACAGGATGCGGTTATACGTGAAGTACTTGAAGAAACAGGGTTAGTTTGCCGTGTTATTGATTGTGCTTATCCAACAACAACGAAGGTTGTAAGTAATGAACATGTTTGTGCGTTACCCATGCCTTTGGCGATTTTAAAAGAGTTTATTCCTGATAAAGTTAATGGCGACCATTGGCATATAGATATGGTGTATTTATGTGAGCTCGTTGCTCCAGATGAAACGCCATATGCGGAATTTGATTGGATTCCGTTTAGCGAACTTGCCAATCTCGATATTCCCGATGACCTTCTACAATTGGCAAGTATGGTTAATGAGTCTAATTTATTGAAATAA
- a CDS encoding cytidine deaminase family protein, with translation MKKLVEIARKYAKPTIINSYIECAYVAAALETEEGDIYTGISIDTACSLGFCAEHGAVAELLKAGKSVVIKSMVAVDSSGNVVPPCGRCRELISQLSYKNKQTLIGVDNETQVTLEQLMPYDWKVGQDRGL, from the coding sequence ATGAAAAAATTAGTCGAAATAGCTCGCAAGTATGCGAAGCCAACGATCATTAATAGCTATATTGAGTGTGCTTATGTCGCCGCTGCACTTGAAACTGAAGAGGGTGATATTTATACAGGTATCAGTATTGATACTGCTTGTTCACTTGGGTTTTGTGCTGAACATGGTGCAGTCGCGGAATTACTGAAAGCAGGAAAGTCGGTTGTGATCAAATCGATGGTAGCTGTTGATTCATCTGGCAATGTAGTGCCTCCTTGTGGACGGTGTCGGGAGCTCATTAGTCAATTATCTTATAAAAATAAACAAACATTGATTGGCGTAGATAATGAAACACAAGTGACGCTAGAACAATTGATGCCTTATGATTGGAAAGTTGGGCAAGATAGAGGTTTATAA
- the leuE gene encoding leucine efflux protein LeuE, translated as MLENLGITNLWTYLIGVIFITLVPGPNSLFVLTSSAKYGVKNGYKAALGVFSGDAILIFLSFLGVASLVKTSPIFFSIIKYVGATYLVYLGIKTLYSVFHKKEAVADVDAMVLATKGTYQKAVFLSLLNPKMIIFYVSFFIQFIDPAYPNAGIPFFILGAILETCSMIYLSMLIFGAVAVTNMVKHNKKLSKLSNSCIGAIFLMFGAKLALAA; from the coding sequence ATGCTTGAAAATCTCGGTATCACGAATTTATGGACTTATTTAATTGGTGTGATTTTTATTACATTGGTACCAGGGCCTAATTCTTTATTTGTGTTAACTAGCAGTGCAAAATATGGTGTTAAAAATGGTTATAAGGCCGCTTTAGGCGTATTCTCAGGTGACGCTATACTGATTTTCTTATCCTTTTTAGGCGTTGCTTCGTTAGTTAAAACATCACCAATCTTTTTTAGTATTATTAAATATGTCGGCGCAACTTATTTAGTTTACTTAGGAATTAAGACACTTTACAGCGTCTTTCATAAGAAAGAGGCTGTCGCAGATGTCGATGCTATGGTGTTAGCAACGAAAGGAACGTATCAAAAAGCGGTATTTTTGAGTTTGCTTAATCCTAAAATGATTATTTTTTATGTGTCATTCTTTATACAGTTTATTGATCCAGCCTATCCAAATGCGGGTATCCCCTTTTTTATTTTGGGCGCCATTCTTGAAACATGTAGCATGATTTATCTATCAATGCTGATTTTTGGTGCTGTTGCTGTGACTAATATGGTTAAACATAACAAAAAATTATCTAAATTATCCAACAGCTGTATTGGCGCTATATTCTTAATGTTTGGTGCTAAATTAGCCTTAGCAGCCTAG
- a CDS encoding AraC family transcriptional regulator, with translation MESANYFHLQELDGLEMIQAQYHQQKFSRHSHEGFCIGVIEDGAQQFFRTGENHYAPKGDIIVVNADEIHTGSSAVESGWSYKAIYPTPEMFQRLTLDLKNDNYGVTPWFPNAVIQDAGLAAQLNLLFNLLLQPENRLFKETLLLSSLSWLILKYNKNPFRLNDITPARQRMQDICDLMMSTPEQAHSLSELATIAGFSQWHFLRQFKLHTGTTPHAFLVQARLYKAKKLLVQGVKPADVSNSCGFSDQSHFTRHFKQAIGVTPNQYIRHL, from the coding sequence ATGGAAAGCGCTAATTATTTTCATTTACAAGAGCTGGATGGGTTAGAAATGATACAGGCTCAATACCACCAGCAAAAGTTTTCTCGTCATAGCCACGAAGGTTTTTGTATTGGTGTGATTGAAGACGGTGCTCAACAATTTTTTCGTACTGGTGAGAATCACTATGCTCCTAAAGGCGATATTATCGTCGTCAATGCTGATGAAATTCACACGGGGTCTTCCGCTGTTGAAAGTGGCTGGTCATACAAAGCGATTTACCCTACCCCAGAAATGTTTCAGCGCTTAACCTTAGATTTAAAAAATGACAACTATGGTGTGACACCTTGGTTTCCTAATGCCGTAATTCAGGATGCAGGTTTAGCTGCCCAATTAAATTTATTATTTAACTTATTACTACAACCAGAAAACAGGTTATTCAAAGAAACCTTACTACTCTCTTCACTCAGCTGGCTTATTTTGAAATATAATAAAAACCCGTTTCGACTGAATGATATTACTCCTGCCAGACAACGTATGCAGGATATTTGCGACCTTATGATGAGTACGCCAGAACAAGCGCATTCATTAAGTGAGTTAGCAACAATTGCAGGCTTCAGCCAATGGCATTTTCTTCGACAGTTTAAATTACATACAGGAACAACACCGCATGCCTTTTTAGTACAAGCAAGATTATACAAAGCCAAAAAACTACTTGTACAAGGTGTGAAGCCAGCCGATGTTTCAAACTCTTGTGGATTTTCTGATCAAAGCCATTTTACACGACATTTTAAGCAAGCTATCGGTGTCACACCAAATCAGTACATTCGTCATCTTTAG
- a CDS encoding AzlC family ABC transporter permease, translating into MYSQQRSHWQRAFINGAMHMTPLNLAVIPWGVLAGSMAVEAGLSFWQSVAMSAMIFAGAAQLVTLGLLNSGAGYLTIIISVFFITSQHLLYGLTMRPHVKNFSTTKRLSIGFLLTDELFAISAAKRHPLSFSYLFGAGFSFYIVWLITSLLGILMANFITDLSRLHLDFSVIATLLAIVVPLTKKISTICGVIFSLVTAVILSLYSISSAIVIAGVGGMCVSVMVSRMLKEEK; encoded by the coding sequence ATGTATTCACAACAACGTAGCCACTGGCAACGTGCTTTTATCAATGGGGCAATGCATATGACCCCTCTAAATTTAGCGGTTATACCATGGGGAGTATTAGCGGGTTCAATGGCCGTTGAAGCAGGACTTTCGTTTTGGCAAAGTGTTGCTATGTCAGCGATGATCTTTGCTGGTGCAGCACAGCTTGTCACTTTAGGATTACTTAATTCAGGGGCTGGTTATCTTACGATCATTATTTCGGTCTTCTTTATTACATCACAGCATTTACTGTATGGTTTAACAATGCGGCCTCATGTAAAAAACTTCTCGACCACGAAGCGTCTTAGTATTGGTTTTTTACTCACTGATGAGCTCTTTGCAATTAGCGCGGCTAAACGCCACCCTCTCAGTTTTTCTTATTTATTTGGTGCTGGGTTTAGTTTTTATATTGTTTGGCTTATCACCAGCCTTTTAGGCATTTTGATGGCCAACTTTATTACTGACCTTAGTCGCCTGCATTTAGACTTCTCTGTTATAGCAACCTTATTAGCGATTGTTGTTCCTTTAACGAAGAAAATAAGCACAATTTGTGGTGTTATTTTTTCATTAGTGACCGCTGTAATACTTTCTCTTTATTCGATAAGTAGTGCTATCGTTATTGCAGGCGTTGGCGGAATGTGTGTCTCTGTTATGGTATCTCGTATGCTTAAGGAAGAAAAATGA
- a CDS encoding AzlD domain-containing protein gives MIWLLIIILTVIVFSLRYVFLIPQLPIRLPLFIKQALSYSAPCLLTAICAPVILLENHELRSFPDNPYLWGALFCVIAASLLKNMLLTVGLTLAFFYSLIYFIG, from the coding sequence ATGATCTGGCTCTTGATTATTATACTCACCGTCATTGTATTTTCTTTACGTTACGTTTTTCTAATTCCTCAGCTGCCGATTAGACTGCCGTTGTTTATTAAACAAGCATTGAGTTATTCAGCACCTTGCTTATTAACTGCGATCTGTGCTCCTGTTATTCTTTTAGAAAACCATGAATTGCGGAGTTTTCCTGATAATCCATATCTATGGGGGGCATTATTTTGTGTGATTGCCGCGTCATTACTCAAAAATATGCTATTAACGGTTGGATTAACCTTAGCCTTCTTCTATAGCCTTATATATTTTATTGGCTAA
- a CDS encoding DUF1456 family protein — translation MLNNYVLRSIRYMLDLSNNQMVEIVKLANLTVSKTEMIHWLKKEDDPEYVECNDKALAHFLNGLIYFRRGKNENFPAPKIETRLTNNLILKKLRIAFELKDTDMIEIYQKADFRVSKPELNALFRNPDHKNYRECGDQLLRYFLKGLTVKLRGASV, via the coding sequence ATGCTTAATAATTATGTTTTACGTAGCATTCGCTACATGCTAGACCTCAGTAATAATCAAATGGTTGAAATCGTTAAATTGGCTAACTTAACGGTTAGCAAAACAGAAATGATCCATTGGTTAAAAAAAGAGGATGATCCTGAATATGTCGAATGTAATGACAAAGCACTCGCCCATTTTCTTAATGGATTAATTTATTTTCGTCGGGGCAAAAACGAAAACTTTCCAGCGCCCAAAATAGAAACACGCCTTACCAATAATCTTATCCTAAAAAAGCTGCGTATTGCTTTTGAATTAAAAGATACAGACATGATCGAGATCTATCAAAAAGCCGATTTTCGCGTCTCCAAACCGGAATTAAATGCGTTGTTCCGTAACCCTGACCACAAAAATTATCGTGAATGTGGAGACCAATTATTGCGCTATTTTTTAAAGGGTTTGACCGTGAAATTACGGGGTGCTTCTGTCTAA